One part of the [Synechococcus] sp. NIES-970 genome encodes these proteins:
- a CDS encoding two-component response regulator, producing the protein MTPTKILIIDDEAQTRNVFLKCLEFEGYKTCAASNALDGIQLALEERPDLIICDILMPDMDGYSVLAKLRRSPQTKGTPFIFLTAKVTMPELRQGMQLGADDYLTKPCTVDQLLDVIAVRLQRHQAILECQSSQVHNLAILSQQHQDLDSISSEEYDFSFPESEHLAPIFHFIEMNYNQTLRLEDIAKEVGYSPTYLSNLVKKETGQTIKQWIIARRMVQARRLLCTTARTVREIANCCGYPDPGYFTSQFQKIHQKTPLGWRKKSSECYRKNHAIS; encoded by the coding sequence ATGACACCAACCAAAATTCTAATTATTGATGATGAAGCACAAACCCGTAATGTTTTTCTTAAATGTTTAGAATTTGAAGGCTATAAAACCTGTGCTGCCAGCAATGCCTTAGATGGGATTCAACTGGCCCTAGAGGAACGGCCTGATTTAATCATTTGTGATATTTTGATGCCCGATATGGACGGCTATTCTGTCTTAGCAAAATTAAGGCGATCGCCCCAAACCAAAGGAACACCTTTTATTTTTTTAACGGCAAAGGTTACCATGCCTGAGTTGCGCCAGGGGATGCAGTTGGGAGCCGACGACTATCTTACGAAGCCCTGTACCGTAGATCAGCTACTCGATGTTATTGCTGTGCGTTTGCAACGTCACCAAGCCATTTTAGAATGCCAATCTAGCCAGGTTCACAACCTCGCTATTCTGTCACAACAGCACCAAGATCTTGATTCAATCTCTTCCGAAGAATACGACTTTAGTTTTCCAGAAAGTGAACATTTAGCCCCTATTTTTCACTTTATCGAAATGAATTATAACCAGACCCTTAGGCTAGAAGATATCGCCAAAGAAGTTGGTTATTCTCCCACTTATTTGAGCAACTTAGTCAAAAAAGAAACAGGACAAACTATAAAGCAATGGATCATCGCCCGCCGCATGGTGCAGGCGAGAAGGCTCTTATGCACAACAGCAAGAACCGTTCGAGAAATCGCAAATTGTTGCGGCTATCCTGACCCCGGTTATTTTACAAGTCAGTTCCAAAAAATTCACCAAAAGACGCCCCTGGGATGGCGTAAAAAAAGTAGTGAGTGTTACAGAAAAAACCATGCAATTTCCTGA
- a CDS encoding putative cyanate ABC transporter, substrate binding protein encodes MTLTSAQHTLQGLGQSFGRHSNLQSLCGTCGKYHAGDDHWQFMQTMPQDPLDLVDDLVKMGIYKENQLRAAEGVNAYELRKALFLKRVGRDDPQREKLILALCQQAGGLENAFAAAFGPQAGLFFGDAIRNSRQTRREFLRNMAVGAALVSLASCGTGQTPPAEDAPTGADVPSNLEKTDLQIGFIPITCATPIIMSEPLGFYEKYGFNAKVVKMPSWGAVRDSAIAGELDAYHMLAPMPIAMTLGLGSAAFGVKLASIENVNGQAITVAERYKGQVNGPADFKGFTIGVPFPYSMHNLLLRYYLATGGLNPDVDVQIRPVPPPDSIAQLIAGDIDAYLMPDPFNQRAVYEGAGFIHMLTKEIWPGHPCCAFAASDQWIEANPNTFRALNKSIIEAAGYAQDPANRPEIARAISERAFLNQPVEVVEAVLTGNFEDGNGNTLNVPDRIGFEPYPWQSFANWISSQLVRWDLQGDDLAPQIIPETGYDTVGTDIFLTDLARELATELGQEAPSEIYREETLKFDTFDPADPAAYVERQIEEYGV; translated from the coding sequence ATGACTTTGACTTCAGCACAGCACACTCTCCAGGGATTAGGACAATCTTTCGGTAGGCACTCTAACTTGCAATCTCTCTGTGGCACTTGCGGAAAATACCACGCAGGGGATGACCATTGGCAGTTTATGCAAACCATGCCCCAAGATCCCCTAGATCTAGTAGATGATCTCGTCAAAATGGGGATTTATAAAGAAAATCAATTGCGGGCAGCGGAGGGCGTCAATGCCTATGAGCTTAGAAAGGCTTTATTTTTAAAGCGCGTTGGTCGTGATGACCCCCAACGGGAAAAGTTGATTTTAGCTTTATGTCAACAGGCGGGGGGATTAGAAAATGCCTTTGCTGCGGCCTTTGGCCCCCAGGCTGGTCTATTTTTTGGGGATGCTATTCGCAACAGTCGGCAGACCCGCCGGGAATTTTTACGAAACATGGCTGTTGGGGCGGCATTGGTCAGCTTAGCTAGCTGTGGCACCGGTCAAACACCTCCGGCGGAAGACGCTCCCACTGGCGCAGATGTCCCCAGCAACCTCGAAAAAACAGATCTCCAAATTGGTTTTATCCCGATCACCTGTGCTACACCGATCATCATGTCTGAGCCTTTGGGCTTCTATGAAAAGTACGGTTTTAACGCCAAGGTAGTCAAAATGCCCAGCTGGGGGGCGGTTAGAGATTCGGCGATCGCCGGGGAATTGGACGCCTACCATATGCTCGCCCCCATGCCCATCGCCATGACCCTCGGTTTAGGCTCCGCCGCCTTTGGGGTGAAACTCGCCAGCATCGAAAATGTGAATGGTCAGGCGATCACCGTTGCCGAACGTTATAAAGGCCAGGTGAATGGGCCAGCCGATTTTAAAGGCTTTACCATTGGTGTGCCCTTCCCCTATTCGATGCACAATTTGCTCTTGCGTTACTATCTCGCGACGGGCGGTCTCAATCCTGATGTGGATGTCCAAATCCGTCCTGTGCCCCCGCCAGACAGTATTGCCCAGTTGATAGCCGGAGACATTGACGCCTATCTCATGCCCGATCCCTTTAACCAACGGGCTGTCTATGAAGGGGCTGGCTTTATCCATATGCTCACCAAAGAGATTTGGCCAGGACACCCCTGTTGCGCCTTTGCTGCCAGTGACCAGTGGATCGAAGCCAATCCCAATACCTTCCGTGCTTTGAATAAATCGATCATTGAAGCTGCTGGCTATGCACAGGACCCTGCAAACCGACCTGAGATCGCCAGAGCAATTTCTGAGCGGGCATTTTTAAATCAACCCGTTGAAGTGGTCGAAGCGGTCCTCACAGGCAACTTTGAAGATGGTAATGGCAACACCCTCAATGTGCCCGACCGGATTGGCTTTGAGCCCTATCCTTGGCAGAGTTTTGCCAATTGGATTTCTTCCCAGCTTGTTCGTTGGGATCTCCAAGGGGATGATTTAGCACCGCAGATTATCCCTGAAACGGGCTATGACACCGTGGGCACCGACATTTTCTTGACGGATCTCGCCCGGGAACTGGCGACGGAATTAGGTCAAGAGGCGCCCAGTGAGATTTATCGGGAAGAAACCTTAAAATTCGACACCTTCGACCCTGCGGATCCTGCCGCCTATGTCGAACGACAAATTGAAGAATATGGCGTTTAA
- the cynD gene encoding sulfonate/nitrate transport system ATP-binding protein — protein sequence MSVTPVNYVTPLTPEDTFSDTAQLSIRNVTKVFHGQQSLLGKVTGKKPRDYVAIEDISLDIEPNTFVSIIGPSGCGKSTLLSMIAGLSSVTSGEIRLNGMPITGPGPDRGMVFQSYALMPWMTVEDNLYFAVETVYPQMPKQQIKRTIKEHIQLVGLTGAEKKYPHQISGGMKQRVGIARALAINPQILLMDEPFGALDALTRGFLQDEIERIWERERKTVIMITHSIDEALLLSDRIIMMTRGPAARVDEILEVPFPRPRNREELDQYPAYHDLKVEMERHLSRETRAVEAARIGA from the coding sequence ATGAGTGTTACTCCTGTGAATTATGTAACTCCCCTCACACCAGAAGATACTTTTTCGGATACGGCGCAATTGTCGATTCGCAATGTCACAAAGGTCTTCCATGGTCAACAAAGTTTGTTGGGTAAGGTGACCGGGAAAAAACCAAGGGATTATGTGGCGATCGAGGATATTAGCCTAGATATTGAGCCGAATACCTTTGTCTCCATCATTGGCCCTTCTGGTTGTGGGAAATCGACATTGCTATCGATGATTGCGGGGCTGTCTTCTGTGACCTCCGGTGAGATTCGCCTCAATGGGATGCCAATTACGGGGCCGGGGCCAGACCGGGGCATGGTGTTCCAAAGTTATGCGCTGATGCCCTGGATGACGGTGGAGGATAATCTCTATTTTGCGGTGGAAACGGTTTATCCACAGATGCCGAAGCAGCAAATCAAACGCACGATCAAGGAGCACATTCAGCTCGTGGGTTTGACGGGGGCCGAGAAGAAGTATCCCCATCAAATTTCTGGGGGGATGAAGCAACGGGTGGGAATTGCCCGGGCCTTGGCGATTAATCCACAAATTTTGCTGATGGATGAGCCGTTTGGGGCACTGGATGCTTTGACCCGTGGGTTCTTGCAGGATGAGATCGAGCGCATCTGGGAGCGGGAACGGAAAACGGTGATCATGATTACCCACAGTATTGATGAAGCACTGTTGCTGTCTGACCGGATCATTATGATGACTCGGGGGCCAGCGGCGCGGGTGGACGAAATTTTGGAGGTGCCTTTCCCCCGGCCTCGCAACCGTGAGGAGTTGGATCAGTATCCGGCTTACCACGATCTGAAGGTGGAAATGGAGCGCCATTTATCTCGGGAAACGAGGGCGGTTGAGGCGGCCAGAATTGGCGCTTAA
- the alaS gene encoding alanyl-tRNA synthetase has protein sequence MSSVPPVLSGSEIRSKFLEFFNQRQHPILPSASLVPEDPTVLLTIAGMLPFKPIFLGQQEPPAPRATTSQKCIRTNDIENVGRTARHHTFFEMLGNFSFGDYFKEQAIAWAWELSTKVFKIDPKNIVVSVFREDDEAFELWRDKVGVNPKRIIRMGEEDNFWVSGPTGPCGPCSELYYDFKPELGDDNIDLEDDTRFIEYYNLVFMQYNRDAEGHLTPLAKQNIDTGMGLERMAQILQQVPNNYETDLIFPIVETAAKLAGIHYEKSDEKTKISLKVIGDHVRSVVHMIADGITASNTDRGYVLRRLIRRVVRHGRLIGIEGNFINQVAETAIQLSEVAYPNTRDRATFIKQELEREENNFLKTLERGEKLLADIIAKEEKQISGVDAFTLFDTFGFPFELTQEIAEESGLTVDEVGYKAEMKKQQERSKAAHETIDLTVQGSLDELAEQIHPTAFVGYAALQSQVKIEAVLVAGHRVETAEAGAEVQLICDQTPFYAESGGQIGDRGYFSGDNLVVRINDVQKESGFFVHYGKVERGSLTVGETATATIDRACRRRAQANHTATHLLQAALKNIVDEGISQAGSLVDFDRLRFDFNCPRGLTAEELTQVETQINTWIAEAHDGQVATMPIAEAKAKGAVAMFGEKYGAEVRVVDFPGVSMELCGGTHVKNTAEIGLFKIISETGISSGIRRIEAVAGPAVLEYLKVRDQVVKELGDKFKAKPEEITERVENIQAELRNTQKELEKVKGELAIARSEALVSQAETVGAFKILVANMGDLDAKALQTAAERLQQKLGEAAVVLASVPEEGKVSLVAAFSESIYKGKQLQAGKFIGGIAKLCGGGGGGRPNLAQAGGRDASQLPEALSTAKQQLQEALR, from the coding sequence ATGTCTAGTGTGCCTCCTGTCCTGAGCGGAAGTGAAATCCGGTCGAAATTTTTAGAGTTTTTCAACCAGCGGCAACACCCCATTCTTCCCAGTGCTTCCCTTGTGCCGGAAGACCCCACAGTGCTTTTGACCATTGCGGGGATGTTACCGTTTAAGCCAATTTTCCTCGGACAGCAGGAACCCCCCGCCCCCCGGGCCACCACTTCTCAGAAATGTATCCGCACCAATGACATCGAGAATGTGGGCCGCACCGCGCGCCACCATACGTTTTTTGAGATGTTGGGGAATTTTAGCTTTGGAGATTATTTCAAAGAGCAGGCGATCGCCTGGGCCTGGGAACTATCCACAAAGGTTTTTAAAATTGACCCGAAAAATATCGTCGTCAGTGTGTTCCGTGAAGATGACGAAGCCTTTGAACTCTGGCGTGACAAGGTGGGGGTCAATCCGAAGCGCATTATCCGCATGGGCGAAGAGGATAACTTTTGGGTGTCCGGCCCCACCGGGCCCTGTGGTCCCTGTTCAGAGCTGTACTACGACTTCAAACCAGAACTAGGGGATGACAATATTGACCTTGAAGATGACACACGTTTCATTGAATATTACAATCTCGTGTTCATGCAATATAACCGCGACGCAGAGGGCCATTTAACACCCCTTGCCAAGCAGAATATTGATACTGGAATGGGCCTAGAACGGATGGCCCAGATCCTCCAGCAAGTGCCCAACAATTACGAAACAGATCTGATTTTTCCGATCGTAGAAACCGCCGCTAAATTAGCAGGAATCCACTATGAAAAATCTGACGAAAAAACGAAGATTTCTTTAAAAGTCATTGGTGACCATGTGCGTTCCGTTGTCCACATGATTGCCGATGGTATTACTGCTTCCAATACCGATCGTGGTTACGTGTTGCGGCGTTTAATCCGGCGGGTCGTGCGTCATGGTCGTCTGATTGGCATTGAAGGAAATTTCATTAACCAAGTCGCCGAAACAGCAATTCAACTGTCTGAAGTGGCCTATCCCAATACCCGCGATCGCGCTACGTTTATTAAGCAGGAACTCGAACGGGAAGAAAACAATTTCCTCAAGACCCTAGAGCGGGGTGAGAAGCTTCTCGCAGACATTATTGCCAAGGAAGAAAAACAAATTTCTGGGGTAGATGCTTTTACCTTGTTTGATACCTTTGGTTTCCCCTTTGAACTGACCCAGGAAATCGCCGAAGAAAGTGGTTTAACTGTTGATGAAGTGGGATATAAAGCGGAAATGAAAAAGCAGCAGGAACGCTCCAAAGCTGCCCACGAAACCATCGATCTCACCGTCCAAGGTAGCCTCGATGAATTGGCCGAACAGATCCACCCAACAGCCTTCGTCGGTTACGCAGCCCTGCAATCCCAAGTGAAAATTGAAGCGGTTTTGGTGGCAGGTCATCGCGTCGAAACGGCCGAAGCCGGGGCCGAAGTGCAACTCATTTGTGATCAAACCCCCTTCTATGCCGAATCTGGGGGACAAATTGGCGATCGCGGTTATTTCTCTGGGGATAATCTCGTCGTCCGCATCAACGATGTGCAAAAAGAATCAGGCTTTTTTGTCCACTATGGCAAAGTGGAGCGGGGCAGCTTGACGGTCGGGGAAACGGCCACTGCCACCATCGACCGGGCCTGTCGCCGTCGCGCCCAAGCAAACCACACGGCCACCCACTTGCTCCAGGCAGCTTTGAAAAATATTGTGGATGAAGGTATTTCTCAGGCAGGTTCCCTGGTGGATTTCGATCGCCTGCGGTTTGACTTCAATTGTCCCCGGGGCCTCACTGCTGAGGAACTGACCCAAGTTGAAACGCAGATCAATACCTGGATCGCCGAAGCCCATGATGGCCAAGTGGCAACCATGCCGATCGCCGAAGCTAAGGCCAAGGGAGCCGTGGCGATGTTCGGGGAAAAATACGGCGCAGAAGTGCGGGTCGTGGATTTCCCTGGGGTATCGATGGAGCTCTGTGGTGGCACCCACGTGAAAAATACCGCCGAAATTGGTCTATTTAAAATTATTTCTGAAACAGGTATCTCTTCGGGCATCCGTCGCATTGAGGCCGTTGCTGGCCCAGCGGTATTGGAATACCTCAAGGTGCGCGATCAAGTGGTGAAAGAGCTCGGTGATAAATTTAAAGCCAAGCCCGAGGAAATCACGGAACGGGTGGAAAATATCCAAGCAGAACTGCGCAACACCCAAAAGGAACTGGAAAAAGTTAAAGGTGAATTGGCGATCGCCAGGTCCGAAGCCCTCGTTAGCCAGGCCGAAACCGTTGGCGCATTCAAGATCCTCGTGGCAAACATGGGCGATCTTGATGCCAAAGCCCTCCAGACGGCGGCCGAACGCTTACAGCAAAAACTTGGCGAAGCGGCTGTGGTTCTAGCTTCGGTGCCAGAAGAGGGGAAAGTTTCCCTGGTGGCCGCCTTTAGTGAGAGCATCTACAAAGGTAAACAACTGCAAGCCGGTAAGTTCATCGGTGGCATTGCCAAACTCTGTGGTGGTGGCGGTGGTGGTCGCCCGAACTTGGCCCAGGCCGGAGGGCGGGATGCCAGCCAGTTACCCGAAGCCCTGAGCACCGCCAAGCAGCAACTCCAGGAGGCTCTCCGCTAG
- the gidA_2 gene encoding sensory transduction histidine kinase — MTTDSPLTLPINHPVAMMATEKKDHSLAQPVEQELSQLRRQHQLILNAVGEGVYGLDLEGNVTFVNPAAAQMIDWPLEELVGKSMHAVLHHSHADGSAYPREACPIYAALKDGSTHRVMTEVFWRKDGSHFPVEYISTPMRDEAGTLIGAVVTFRDISQRRWAEKVLEQTNEDLELKIHERTQKLRQANQQLKELNEMRSRFIAMVCHEFRNPLNNITLSISSLKRYNEHLSPEEKADYLANINGNVERMTQIIDDILVLGRIEAKVLEVNLETIDIVDFCRDLLTEGEFVRAINPIQFICSSRQILAEIDERLLRSILSNLLINAIHYTAEAKAIALRVRKWKNTVIIKVEDQGIGITRKDKKYLFEPFHRGCNVSNIPGTGLGLSIVKQSVDLLRGSIHLASQVNHGTAFTVRLPLCAAQSDPI, encoded by the coding sequence ATGACGACCGATAGCCCCTTGACTCTGCCCATTAATCACCCCGTTGCCATGATGGCCACCGAAAAAAAAGACCATTCCCTTGCTCAGCCTGTCGAACAGGAGCTGAGTCAACTCCGCCGCCAGCATCAGCTGATTCTCAATGCCGTTGGGGAAGGGGTTTATGGCCTGGATTTAGAGGGTAATGTCACCTTTGTGAATCCGGCGGCGGCGCAGATGATTGATTGGCCCCTAGAGGAACTCGTGGGCAAATCGATGCATGCTGTGCTCCACCATTCCCACGCCGATGGCAGCGCCTATCCCCGGGAGGCCTGCCCGATTTATGCCGCCTTGAAAGATGGTAGTACCCATCGGGTGATGACCGAGGTATTTTGGCGCAAAGATGGTAGCCATTTCCCGGTGGAGTATATCAGTACGCCAATGCGCGATGAAGCAGGCACGTTGATTGGGGCGGTCGTCACTTTCCGGGACATTAGCCAGCGGCGTTGGGCAGAAAAGGTACTGGAGCAGACCAATGAAGATTTGGAGCTAAAAATTCATGAACGGACCCAGAAGCTGCGGCAGGCCAATCAGCAGCTCAAGGAATTAAACGAAATGCGATCGCGCTTTATTGCGATGGTCTGTCATGAATTTCGCAATCCTCTAAATAATATTACCCTCTCGATTTCTTCTCTAAAACGTTATAACGAACATCTATCTCCTGAGGAGAAGGCAGATTATTTGGCGAATATCAACGGAAACGTTGAGCGCATGACCCAAATTATTGATGATATTTTGGTGCTCGGCCGCATTGAAGCCAAAGTTTTAGAGGTGAACTTAGAAACAATCGATATTGTGGATTTTTGCCGCGATTTACTCACGGAGGGAGAATTTGTCCGTGCAATCAATCCCATCCAATTTATCTGTTCTAGTCGTCAGATTCTGGCAGAAATTGATGAACGTTTGCTCCGCTCAATTCTCAGCAATCTATTAATTAATGCGATTCATTATACTGCCGAAGCTAAGGCGATCGCCCTCAGGGTGCGCAAGTGGAAAAATACTGTGATTATCAAAGTAGAAGATCAGGGAATTGGGATCACCAGAAAAGATAAAAAATATCTGTTTGAACCCTTCCATCGTGGCTGCAATGTTAGTAATATCCCCGGTACTGGGCTCGGTTTGAGCATTGTTAAACAATCGGTTGATCTCTTGAGAGGGAGCATTCATCTTGCGAGCCAGGTGAATCATGGCACTGCATTTACGGTACGCCTACCACTTTGTGCCGCCCAGTCAGACCCAATCTGA
- the cynS gene encoding cyanate hydratase, with protein MAISTVTEKLLAAKKAAGLSFADLEAKVGCDEVWIAAVLYGQASASVEEATKIVQALGADEALIEALTEYPVKGSLEPVIPTDPLIYRFYEIMQVYGMPMKAVIHDKFGDGIMSAIDFTLDVEKVEDPKGDRVKVIMCGKFLPYKKW; from the coding sequence ATGGCAATTTCTACAGTGACCGAAAAGTTGTTGGCCGCGAAAAAAGCAGCGGGTTTGAGCTTCGCCGATCTAGAAGCAAAAGTTGGTTGCGATGAGGTCTGGATTGCGGCGGTTCTGTATGGCCAGGCCAGTGCTTCGGTGGAAGAAGCCACAAAGATTGTCCAAGCGCTCGGGGCGGATGAAGCTTTAATTGAAGCGCTCACGGAATATCCGGTGAAGGGTTCCCTCGAACCCGTGATTCCGACCGACCCACTGATTTACCGTTTCTATGAAATTATGCAGGTTTATGGGATGCCCATGAAGGCGGTGATCCACGATAAGTTCGGCGATGGGATCATGAGCGCGATTGATTTCACTCTCGATGTGGAAAAAGTCGAGGATCCGAAAGGCGATCGCGTCAAAGTGATCATGTGCGGTAAGTTTTTGCCCTACAAAAAATGGTAA
- a CDS encoding hypothetical protein (protein of unknown function (DUF1348)), translating to MTTPAQKLVPPFTRETAIAKVRMAENAWNSRDPERVSMAYTEDSFWRNRAEIFQGRDVIREFLRRKWDKELNYRLVKEMWAYGDNRISVRFQYEWQDDAGQWYRAYGNENWEFAENGLMRRREASINDKPIAESERRFFWDAPGDRPLDHPGLINSPV from the coding sequence ATGACCACCCCAGCACAGAAGTTAGTACCCCCTTTTACGAGAGAAACGGCGATCGCCAAGGTGAGAATGGCCGAAAATGCTTGGAATAGCCGCGATCCAGAGCGGGTTTCTATGGCCTACACCGAAGATAGTTTTTGGCGAAATCGGGCTGAGATCTTCCAAGGTCGTGACGTTATTCGCGAATTTCTGCGGCGCAAGTGGGACAAAGAATTAAACTATCGCCTCGTCAAAGAGATGTGGGCCTATGGCGATAACCGAATTTCGGTGCGTTTTCAGTACGAATGGCAGGATGATGCAGGCCAGTGGTATCGCGCCTATGGTAATGAAAATTGGGAATTTGCGGAAAATGGTTTGATGCGGCGGCGGGAAGCGAGCATTAACGATAAGCCCATTGCCGAATCGGAACGGCGATTTTTCTGGGATGCCCCAGGCGATCGCCCCCTAGATCACCCTGGTTTGATCAATTCGCCTGTCTAA
- a CDS encoding two-component hybrid sensor and regulator, which translates to MTVPDPAQISPTQATILLVEDNLSNITTMVDYLQAKGYAVLVAMNGREGVAMARQQQPDLILMDIQMPEMDGLEAIARIRQDPAIATTPIIALTALAMKGDRERCLQAGADEYVSKPVRLKALLQLIQGFLRP; encoded by the coding sequence ATGACAGTGCCCGATCCTGCCCAGATATCCCCTACCCAGGCAACGATTCTCCTGGTGGAAGATAATCTCTCCAACATCACAACGATGGTGGATTATCTTCAGGCGAAGGGTTATGCAGTCTTGGTGGCGATGAACGGTCGGGAAGGGGTGGCAATGGCCCGCCAGCAGCAACCGGATTTGATTCTGATGGATATTCAAATGCCGGAAATGGATGGCCTAGAGGCGATCGCCCGGATTCGTCAAGATCCGGCGATCGCCACAACGCCGATCATTGCCTTGACCGCTTTAGCGATGAAAGGCGATCGCGAACGGTGTCTCCAGGCAGGGGCCGATGAATATGTCAGCAAGCCAGTGCGCTTAAAGGCTCTCCTTCAGTTGATACAGGGGTTTTTGCGGCCATAA
- a CDS encoding sterol-regulatory element binding protein (SREBP) site 2 protease family protein, producing MNGNFRIGNLFGIPFYINISWFIVLVLVTLNFGGGLAAQFPSLGIGALLLGFVAGLMLFASVLLHELGHSYAAIRQGIGVNSITLFLFGGLASLDEEAKTPGGAFWIAVAGPLVSLALFIALFLLTGSGVLSGPPAAIAGLLAYINLILATFNMIPGLPLDGGNVLKSIVWKLTGNRFTGTIWASRVGQFIGWTAIILGVLSILGISNVGSFWTLIIGWFLLQNAGRSAQSATIQSALSGLTAADAVLKDSPIIAAETTLRDLANSVIRSGNQWKRFLVQDEAGQLLGEIHLDVLKTVPTNEWPHEQVSAFIKPVPAENQVSSDLSLLDVAEKLERQGLQALAVIQTNGTLVGLLEKSAIIKRLQESRQNPEMQSA from the coding sequence ATGAACGGCAATTTTCGCATCGGGAATTTGTTTGGGATTCCTTTCTACATCAATATTTCTTGGTTTATCGTCCTAGTGCTTGTCACCCTAAACTTTGGGGGTGGACTGGCAGCCCAATTCCCGAGCCTTGGCATTGGTGCTTTATTGTTGGGATTTGTGGCCGGCTTAATGCTATTTGCCTCTGTATTGCTCCATGAATTGGGCCATAGCTACGCAGCAATTCGCCAGGGAATTGGCGTCAACTCCATTACCCTATTTCTCTTCGGGGGACTGGCGAGCCTTGATGAAGAAGCGAAGACTCCCGGTGGTGCGTTCTGGATTGCTGTTGCTGGGCCGCTTGTGAGTTTGGCTCTATTTATCGCACTTTTTCTTTTAACGGGTAGTGGTGTCCTGAGTGGGCCGCCAGCGGCGATCGCCGGATTGTTGGCTTACATCAACTTGATCTTAGCGACCTTTAACATGATTCCTGGGTTGCCCCTCGATGGTGGGAACGTGCTAAAGTCCATCGTTTGGAAACTGACGGGGAATCGTTTTACTGGCACCATTTGGGCGAGCCGCGTCGGTCAGTTTATCGGTTGGACGGCGATTATTCTCGGTGTATTATCTATCCTTGGGATTTCTAACGTAGGTAGCTTCTGGACACTGATTATCGGTTGGTTCCTGTTACAAAATGCGGGACGTTCAGCCCAGTCAGCCACTATTCAATCGGCCCTTTCTGGTCTGACAGCAGCGGACGCGGTGCTTAAAGATAGCCCAATCATCGCGGCAGAGACGACATTACGGGATTTGGCCAATAGTGTGATTCGCTCTGGTAACCAATGGAAACGCTTCTTGGTCCAAGATGAAGCGGGTCAACTGCTTGGGGAGATCCATCTAGATGTGCTCAAGACAGTGCCTACTAACGAATGGCCCCACGAGCAAGTGAGTGCTTTCATCAAACCTGTGCCTGCTGAAAATCAAGTGTCGTCTGATTTATCACTCTTGGATGTGGCTGAAAAATTAGAACGCCAAGGTTTACAGGCCCTCGCTGTGATCCAGACGAATGGTACGCTCGTGGGCCTGCTAGAGAAGTCGGCTATTATTAAACGCCTCCAGGAAAGTCGTCAAAATCCGGAAATGCAATCTGCTTAA
- the cynB gene encoding sulfonate/nitrate transport system permease protein, whose product MAVSSKPLPKSIYSRPKESFFQNANVRAACLFIASLILFLALWEIGARMELFAKGMPTASTTIKELWWWITNPFFDNGPNDLGIGWNLLISLRRVAIGYIAASLVAVPLGILIGISPAARMGFNPYIQLLKPISPLAWLPLGLYILRDSEQTGIFIIFISSIWPTLINTSFGVANVSKEYLDVAKTLGASRFRTIFKVIIPAALPNILAGLRISMGIAWLVIVAAEMLLGTGLGYFIWNEWNNLYIPNILVAIFIIGLVGLILDSCFAAVEKFVVFGRK is encoded by the coding sequence ATGGCTGTTAGTAGTAAACCTTTACCAAAATCAATTTACAGTAGACCAAAAGAGTCTTTTTTTCAGAATGCAAATGTCCGGGCTGCATGTTTATTTATTGCTTCCCTCATTCTGTTTCTTGCCCTCTGGGAAATTGGTGCCCGGATGGAGCTATTTGCGAAGGGTATGCCTACCGCTTCGACGACGATTAAAGAATTATGGTGGTGGATTACCAATCCTTTTTTTGATAATGGGCCGAATGACCTCGGCATTGGCTGGAACCTTCTCATCAGCCTGCGACGGGTGGCGATCGGTTATATTGCGGCATCTTTAGTCGCTGTTCCCCTGGGGATCTTAATTGGGATTTCTCCGGCGGCGAGGATGGGGTTTAATCCTTACATCCAACTTCTCAAGCCGATTTCTCCCTTGGCCTGGTTGCCCCTGGGACTTTATATCCTGCGGGATTCGGAACAAACGGGGATCTTTATTATTTTTATTTCGAGTATTTGGCCGACGCTGATCAACACTTCCTTTGGGGTTGCCAATGTCAGTAAAGAATATCTCGATGTGGCGAAAACCTTAGGTGCCTCGCGTTTTCGCACAATTTTTAAGGTCATTATTCCAGCGGCTCTGCCAAATATTCTCGCAGGATTACGCATCAGTATGGGGATTGCCTGGTTGGTGATTGTAGCAGCGGAAATGCTGTTGGGCACTGGCCTGGGCTATTTCATCTGGAATGAATGGAATAACCTCTATATTCCGAATATTTTGGTGGCGATTTTCATCATTGGCCTGGTTGGTTTAATCCTGGATAGTTGCTTTGCGGCTGTCGAAAAGTTTGTTGTATTTGGTCGTAAATAA